The following nucleotide sequence is from Saccharothrix texasensis.
ATTGCCACCGCCGCCCGCGTTGGGTTGGCTTGGCGCGTGCGATCCAAGGGGGACATCGTGATCGGGACATCCGCGCCGCGCCGGCGCTTCACCGTGCTCGCCGCTCTCCTCTTCGCCGCCGCGGCCGCCACTCCGGCCGCCGCCGCGGCTTCCGCCTCCGACGTGAGCGGGCACTGCCGGGAATCGGGCTACTGCGTCTTCTCCGGCGCCTCCTTCACCGGCGCCCGCACCGTCGTGCCCCAGTCCTACGGCTGCCACCCGGTCACCGACCTGGGTTTCCCCACCGCCCGCTCCGCCGCCCGCGGCTTCGGTGACGGCACCGCGTTGCAGCTGTTCGCCGACACCGCCTGCACCGCCCTCGCCGCCACCGTCTACCACGAGGTCCCCGCCACGACCGCCGGCTCTTACCGACTGATGCCGATCCCCGCCTGACCGTCAGTCGAGGAATGGTCGCGAATTCGGGTTCGGCCACCCGATTCCACCCGGGCTGGATATCTCGACAGGCCGGCCCGCGACGCCGATGCGGCCGACCTGCGCGCGATAGGCGCGACCAAGTGAGCGACAGCCCCGATCAGGTGAACTTCGCGTTCCGGGGGCGGGATCGAGGAGTTGTCCGACCGATTTCGAACCGGCCTGGGTTCCGCCGTGACGTGACGATGCTGGTCCACGCCGGGGTTGGTCGAATGGTGTGCGCCGAAAGAGGTGAAATGCCAGGCGGAAGTCACCGTGGGTGTTCGTGGTTCACACTTCCGGTTGAGTGTTGGCCGGCGGGGGGTAGGTAAACTGCCGCGAATCGTCGATATCACAACAGGGCAACGGGAATGTCGATCCCCAGTCAGAGGCAAGGGGCCACGTCACCACCCGAACGTGGTCGTGAACTCCTCGCGCGGAAGTGGTCGTACCTGCTCAGCGGCGCTGTGGTCGTCGCGCTGGGCAGGGACGAGCTCGACCGCGAAATGCGAGTCCGCCTCGACGACCTGTGCGCGGCGGTGCACGCCGAGGCCTCCGGGCAGTCGCCTTCGCCGCAGCGGGCCGAGCGCATCGGCGAGCAGCTCGTCTCACTCGGGTACCTCACCGAGGACGGCTTGCGGGTCACCCTCGACGTGCTCGGGAAAGGACTGCTGGGGCTCGCGGAGTTCCAGCCCGTGGAACGTCATGCCCAGCCGATCGTGGCCGTGCTCGGCGCGTTGTCGACGGGGTTCCTGGCGGCGAGCCGGCGGGCGGTGTTCGAGCAGCAGGAGTCCATGCAGCTCTCGCTGCTCAAGGCGGTCCGCGACGCGCAGTGGCACCTCAAGGAGAGCGAGGCGCGGTTCGAGGAGGTCGTCACCTCGTCGTCCAGCGGAATCCTGGTCGTAGACCCGGCCGGGCAGATCGTGCGGGCCAACGCGGCGATCGGCGACATCCTCGGCTACACCACCGAGGAGCTGGCCGGCTTCGCCTTGCTGGAGCTCGTGCACCCGGCGTCGGTCCGGGTCCTCGGCGAGGCGATGCTGGCGCTGCTGGAGAACCGGCAGGAACGCGTCCGGCAGCCGCAGCGGCTGCTGCGCAAGGACGGCGACGTCGCCCGGATCTCGATGACGGTGTCGTTGCTGCGCGGCGCGGACGACCAGCCGGTGCACTTCGTCGCCGTGGTCGAGGACGGCACCGAGCTGATGCTGCTCCAGTCGGAGCTGCACCGGCAGGCGCTGCACGACGTGTCGACCGGGCTGCCGAACCGGCAGTACTTCACCACCCACCTGGAGAGCGCGCTGCGCCGGGCCGACCCGGTGCGCGGCATCAGCGTCTTCCACCTGGACGTCGACGCGTTCGGCGTGGTGTGCAACAGCCTCGGCCGGCCGACCGGCGAACGGCTGCTCGTGCACGTGTCGCGACGCCTGAAGGCCGTGCTGGCGCGGGAGAAGGCGATGATCGCCCGGTTCGACGGCGACCAGTTCGCCGTCCTGGTCGAGAACACCGCCACCACGCCGGACGTCGCGAGCACCGTGGCCGAGCTCAACCGCGAGCTGGCCGAGCCGGTGTACTTCGACGACCGCGGGCTGGCCGTGTCGGTCAGCGTCGGCGTGGTGCGCCGGCCGCCGCCGGACTGGGAGCCCGAGGACGTGATGCGGGCCGCCGAGCAGGCGTTGCGGCGGGCGAAGGCGGGCGGTCGCGGCCAGTGGGCGTTGTTCGACGAGGGCCAGGACGCGGCCGAGCGGCGGGCCGACGCGCTGGCCGTGGCCATGCCGGGCGCGTGGGAGCACGGCGAGATCGACGTGCGCTACCGGCCGGTGGTGGGCCTGGCCGATCGCGCGCTGGTCGGCGTGGCGGCCTCGCTGCACTGGGACCGCGGCGACGACTCGCTCGACCACGCCGGGTGCGCGGAGCCGGCCGAGCGGACCGGCCTGATCCTGCCGCTGGGCGAGTGGCAGCTGGCCACCGCGTGCGGGCAGGTGCGGTGGTGGGGCCAGAGCGCCGGGTTCACCGCGTCGCTGCACGTCGACCTGACCAGGAACCAGTCGCGTGACGGCGACCTGGTCCGGCGGGTGCGCCGGGTGCTGGACGACACCGGGCTGCCCGCGTCGCGACTGGTCGTCGGGATGCCGGTGGCGGCGCTGGCGGAGTCCGAGGCGGTGGACAACCTGACCGTGCTGGCCGAGCTGGGCGTCGGCACGTCGTTGGTCGACTTCGGCCTCGGGCCGGACGACCTGGCGGTGGCCGCCGAGCTGCCGATCGGGTCGGTGCGGGTGGCGCGGCGGCTGGTCGAGCGGCAGTCCCGGGGCGATGCGGACTACCTGGCCGAGCTGGTCCGACTGGCCCGGCAGGCGGCCGGCGAGGTGCTGGTCGACGGGCTGGAGACGCGCGCGCAGGCCGACTGGTGGCGTGCGGCGGGCGTGGCCGCGGGCCTCGGTTCGTTCTTCGGCGACCCGTTGCCCGCAGGGGCGTTCCCCGACCCGATCGAGTGGTACGACTAGCCGCCGGCTGGGACGGCGTGGAATCGGCACTTCACACGGTGTTTCCTTACCGTTACAGTTCTGGGAGCGCTCCCAGTCCGATTCCGGTCAGTGTGGACCACGAACGGGCCGACCTCCCGCAGGCGGGTCGACGTGGTCCCGCCCGCGAAGGAAGTGATGTGGATGACGGAGTTCCCGTCCCGTCCGGATGCGCCCGCGAACACCCTGCGGACGTTGAGCATCCCCCTGCTCAGGGGTTCGCTCGGCCTGGTCTTCGTGTGGTTCGGCGCCCTCAAGGTGACCGGCACGACGCCGGTGGCCGACCTGGTCGCGCGGACCGTCCCGTGGCTCGACCCGGGCGTCTTCGTGCTCACGCTCGGCGTGGTGGAAGTGGTGCTGGGGATCGCCTTGGTGGTGGGGTTCCGGTTGCGCTGGGTGGCGCTGCTGGTGGTGCTCCACCTGGCGGGCACGTTCGCCACGCTCGTCACGCAGCCGTCCGTCGCGTTCCAGACGGGCAACCCGCTGCTCTTGACCATGACCGGCGAGTTCGTGGTCAAGAACCTGGTCCTGATCACCGCCGGCCTCGCGGTCATGTCGGCGGACGCGCCCGTGCGACAGCGGGTGGCGCGCGCCGGGGTCGCCCGGCGGTGATCGCGCGGCGCCGCGGGGCCCCGACCGGCCCCGCGGCGCCATCACCCGCGGCGGGCCAGGTACGCGGCCACGCCGTCGAGGTAGAGGTCGAGGCCGAAGCGGAAGTCGGCCTCCACGTCCCGTTCGTCGAAGAGGTGGTCGTGGTCGAAGACACCGGCCTCGACCACCCGGCCGAGGGCCGGTAGCCGCCGGGGGTCGACCACCTGCCGCAACGCCCGCGCGTACGCCGGCCCGAACGCCTCGGGGTTCACCCGGAAGCCCTCCGCCAGCTCCGCGGTCATCCGCATCTCGCCGTGCACCAGCGTCAGCAGGCCCATCACCACGCCGACCTTCTCCTCTTCGTTCAACGGCGTGTCGGAGAGCGCGCCGAGCGCGCGGTCGAACCACGTCAGGTTCCTCGGGCCGATGGGCGGTCCGGACAGCGGGATCCGCGCGTACCACGGGTGTCGGCGGAACCTGGCCAGCACGCTCGTCGCCCACAGCGTCAGCCCGGCCCGCCAGCCGCCCGGGGGCATCGGCGGCGGGTCCTCGAACGCGGCGTCGGACATGAGCGTGAGCAGCTCGTCCTTGCTCTTCACGTGCCGGTAGAGCGCCATCGTGGAGTTGCCGAGCTGCTGCGCGACCCGCGCCATGGACACGGCCGCGAGACCTTCGGCGTCGGCGACCTCGATGGCGGCCCGGGTGATCTCGGAGACCGACAGGGTCGGCTTGCGGCCGCGTCTCGGTGTCTCGCGCAGGCCCCACAGCAGAGCGATTTCCGCTGGTAGCTCGTGCTCCTCGGTCATCCATCACCCTCTCGTCACCGCTGCCGGCCAGTCTAGGGCTACCGGAATCAACTGCGTATGAGCTACGCTTTTTAGCGTACCTGATACACAAAAGGGGGCAGTGATGATCGTTGAGGCGACCGGTCTGCGCAAGGCGTACGGGTCGACCGCGGTGCTGGACGGGATAGACCTGGAGGTCGCCGAGGGGTCGGTCTTCGCGTTGCTCGGACCCAACGGCGCGGGCAAGACGACCACCGTCCGGATCCTGTCCACGCTGTCGCGGCCGGACGGGGGCCGGTTGCGGGTGGCCGGGTTCGACGTCGTGCGCGAACCGGCCAAGGTGCGCGGGGTGATCAGCGTGACCGGGCAGTACGCGGCGGTGGACGCCGAGCAGACCGGCCGGGAGAACCTGGTCATGGTCGGCAGGCTCATGCACCTCGGCCGGTCGGGGGCCAAGGCCCGCGCGGGCGAGCTGCTGGAGCGGTTCGACCTCGTCGACGCCGCCGACCGGCGGGTCAAGACCTACTCCGGAGGCATGCGGCGGCGGCTCGACCTGGCCATGAGCCTGGTCGCCTCGCCGAAGGTGATCTTCCTGGACGAGCCGACCACCGGCCTCGACCCGGCCGGCCGGACGACCACGTGGGACGCCATCCGCGACCTGGCCCGCACCGGCACCACGATCTTCCTCACCACCCAGTACCTGGAGGAGGCCGACCGCCTCGCCGACCGGATCATGGTGCTGGCCGGCGGGAAGGTCGCCGCGCACGGCACCGCGGACGACCTCAAGGCCCGCGTCGGCGGCCACCGGCTGGAGCTCCGCTTCACCTCGGCCGCGGCGCTCGACGCCTCGACCGCGCGGCTCGGCGGCTTCGCCGACCACGAGCGGCTCCTGCTCAGCGTCCCGTCCGACGGCACGGCCGCGCACCTGCACGCCGTGCTGGACGACCTGCGGGCGGCGGCCGTCGTACCGACCCGGGTCTCCTCGCACCGCCCGACCCTGGACGACGTCTTCCTCGCCCTGACCGCACGTGAAGGAGTGCCGGCATGAGCCACGCGATCGCCGACTCGATGACCATGGTCGGCCGCAGCATCCGGTTGGGCAGGCGCAACCTCGACACCCTGTTCATGTCGATCGTCCTGCCGCTGATGATGATGGCGCTGTTCGTGTACGTCTTCGGCGGCGCGATCAACACCGGCACCGGGTACGTCGACTACGTGGTGCCCGGCATCATCCTGCTGTGCACCGGGTACGGCGCCGCGTCCACCGCGATGTCCGTGGCCGACGACATGCACAGCGGCATGATCGACCGCCTGCGCTCGATGCCGATCCGGAGCTTCGCCGTGCTGACCGGGCACGTCACGGCCAGCGTCGCCCGCAACGCCCTGTCCACCACGATCGTGGTCGGCGCGGCGGTCGGGATGGGCTTCCGCCCGTCCGCGTCACCGCTGGAGTGGGCGGCCGTGGCCGGGCTGCTCCTGCTCTACGTGCTGGCGCTGTCGTGGCTGGCGGCCGGGCTCGGCGCGGTGGCGAAGTCGGTCGAGTCGGCCAGCGCGTTGAGCTTCTTCATGCTGTTCCTGCCGTACCTGAGCAGCGCGTTCGTGCCGACCCACACGATGCCGCCGCTCCTGCGGGGGATCAGCGAGCACCAGCCGATCACGCCGGTCATCGAGACCGTGCGCGGCCTGCTCACCGGCACGCCGATCGGCGACCAGGGCCGGCTCGCGCTGCTGTGGTCGGTCGGCCTGCTGGTGGCGTCGTTCGTCGTGGCCACGACCCTCTACCGGCGGCGTGTCAGCGACTGAGCCGTGCCCGACCCGCTCGGCCCCCGGCGCGCGCCGGGGGCCGAGCGCCACCGACCGGAAGACCGACGCGGCCTCGGCTCGGCCGTCGGCGCGGACCCGAAGCCGCGTCGATCACCTCGTCCAGCACGCACCGCGACCGCACCAGGTCGGTGACCAACCGGTCGATGCGGGCCCGTTCGGCGGTCAGGTCGTCCACCGGTCGCGGCGTGGCGATCCAGGACGGCCCGCCGTCCGCGTCCCGCGTGCACGGCAGCATCAGCGCGATCTTCTTGCTGCCCAACCCGGCGGCGGAGAGCTCCTGGATGCGGACGACCCGGTCGACCGCGCGTTCGGGGTGCTCCCGGTGGCCACCGCCGGCGCGGCGGCGTCGCGGACCACCGCCGCCGGATCGGGCCGCAGCCCTTCGCGCACCAGGACGTGGTGCTCGGCCAACCGCCGCACGCCCGCCCGGAAGTCCGGGTCTTGCGCGAGCCGCGCCAGTTCCACCCAGGCCTCGACCTGCGCGACCTCCGGCCGTCCGGGCAGTTCCGGCGTGAGGGAGCGGATGACCCCCGCGCTCCGCGTGCGCCGCCGCGACCTCGGCCGGCGCGAGCTCCCGGTCCGGCACCCGCCGGATCGTCGGCAGGTCCAGACCCAGTTCGCGCTACGTCCGCAGGTGGTCGAGGCGGGCCACGGCGTCGTGGCCGCAGAGCCGGTAACCGGCCGGGCCGCGACCGGTCGGCGGCACGATCCCCTCGTCGGAGCAGAACCGGATCGCCTTGACCGTCAGCCCGGTCCGCCGAGCCGGCTCACCGATCGGGAAGACCGCGTCGCCGTCCATGCCACCACCCCCGGGTCTCCCCTTGCCGGAGGCTCAAGGTCCCGCGTCCCGATCGCGGCTAGGGTCGACGGGGTCGCGGGAGACCGGGGGTGCTGGAGTGGTGATCCGAATCCGAGGTCGTGCCCTGCCGCACGGCGAGCACGTCGACCTGTACGCCGACGGCGACCGGTGGACCACCGACCCCGTCCAGAACGCCGACCTGGTGGCCGAGGGGTGGCTGCTGCCCGGGTTGGTCGACGCGCACACCCACCCCGGCGCCGCGGCGGCGGGCGACCCGCTCGACCACGCGGTGCTGCGCGACCACCTGCGGCAGCACGTGGACGCCGGCGTGACGGTGATCAGGGCGCCGGGCCTGGCCGGTGAGCCGCCGCCGTGGTTCGGCGTCGACCCCGACACCCCGAGGGCCTGGCACGCCGGCCCGTGGCTGGCGCAGCACGGCCAGTTCATCGACGGTTGGGGCCGCCGGGCCGACCACGCCGAGCTGCCCGCGCTGGCCGCGGCGCAGGCGGCGCGCACCGGGTGGGCGAAGGTGATCGGCGACTGGAGCTCGGACGGCGAGCCGGTTCCGCTGGACGTGCTGAGCGCCGTGGTGCGGGCGGTGCACGCGGTGGGCGGCCGGGTCGCCGTGCACACCCAGCAGACCGCCGGCGGCGAGGTCGCCGTGCTGGCCGGCGCCGACTCGGTGGAGCACGGCATGTCGCTGGACCCGGACCTGCTGACGCGGATGGCCGAGCAGGGCACCGCGCTGACGCCCACGTTGTCGGTCATGGCGCGGTCGGTGCCCGAGGTGCGCGGCCGGCCCGACGGTCCCGGCAGGACGTGGTTCCTGCGTGGCGCGCAGGCGCACGGCTCGCTGGTCGCCGCCGCGGCCGAGGCCGGTGTCCGGGTGCTGGCGGGCACGGACTCGATGCCGCACGGCGGGATCGTCGAGGAGGTCCGCGCGCTGGCCGGCGCCGGGATGCGCCCGCACGACGCCCTCGCCGCCGCGTCCTGGGACGCCCGCGCCTACCTGGGGCTGCCGGGCCTGGAACCGGGCGCGCCCGCCGACGCCGTGGTCTACGCCGAGGACCCGAGGTCCGACCTCGACCAGCTCGCCCACCCGATCGCCGTGATCCTGCGCGGGCTGCCGGTGCGGGTGACCCGGAGGTAGAGATCGCCGGATCCGCCGAACGGCCCCGACGGGCGCACCCGCGTCGGCATACTGTCGGCCATGATCGAAACCGCGGCGCTGGCCGGTTTCTTCGCGGCCCACGGCGTCTGGAGCGTCTCGGAGGGCGAGACCCTGATCCCGCTCGTCGGCTACGAGCAGCCCGACGGCGAACGCGGCATGGACCGCTACCTCAAGGACGACGTGGGCCGGTCCGCGCAGGCCGCCCAGGAAGCGTTGGAGGGCAACGACCACGGCGCCACCCGTGCCGTCCTGGTCGCCGACGCCTACCTCGCCATGGACTGGGGTCGCACCGACGCCCTGATCGTGCGCGCGGTGGAGCACGGACTGACCCCGGGCACGATGGAACTGGCCGTCCCGTACGCCCCGCCGACGGACACCTCGCCGTTCACCGTGTACCGCTTGCAGATCATCGAGGTCACGGGTTTCGCCGACCAGGACTACGACACCCTCGCCGAGGCGTTCTTCGCCGGCGTCGAC
It contains:
- a CDS encoding MerR family DNA-binding transcriptional regulator, which encodes MDGDAVFPIGEPARRTGLTVKAIRFCSDEGIVPPTGRGPAGYRLCGHDAVARLDHLRT
- a CDS encoding ABC transporter permease; protein product: MSHAIADSMTMVGRSIRLGRRNLDTLFMSIVLPLMMMALFVYVFGGAINTGTGYVDYVVPGIILLCTGYGAASTAMSVADDMHSGMIDRLRSMPIRSFAVLTGHVTASVARNALSTTIVVGAAVGMGFRPSASPLEWAAVAGLLLLYVLALSWLAAGLGAVAKSVESASALSFFMLFLPYLSSAFVPTHTMPPLLRGISEHQPITPVIETVRGLLTGTPIGDQGRLALLWSVGLLVASFVVATTLYRRRVSD
- a CDS encoding TetR/AcrR family transcriptional regulator codes for the protein MTEEHELPAEIALLWGLRETPRRGRKPTLSVSEITRAAIEVADAEGLAAVSMARVAQQLGNSTMALYRHVKSKDELLTLMSDAAFEDPPPMPPGGWRAGLTLWATSVLARFRRHPWYARIPLSGPPIGPRNLTWFDRALGALSDTPLNEEEKVGVVMGLLTLVHGEMRMTAELAEGFRVNPEAFGPAYARALRQVVDPRRLPALGRVVEAGVFDHDHLFDERDVEADFRFGLDLYLDGVAAYLARRG
- a CDS encoding putative bifunctional diguanylate cyclase/phosphodiesterase — its product is MRVRLDDLCAAVHAEASGQSPSPQRAERIGEQLVSLGYLTEDGLRVTLDVLGKGLLGLAEFQPVERHAQPIVAVLGALSTGFLAASRRAVFEQQESMQLSLLKAVRDAQWHLKESEARFEEVVTSSSSGILVVDPAGQIVRANAAIGDILGYTTEELAGFALLELVHPASVRVLGEAMLALLENRQERVRQPQRLLRKDGDVARISMTVSLLRGADDQPVHFVAVVEDGTELMLLQSELHRQALHDVSTGLPNRQYFTTHLESALRRADPVRGISVFHLDVDAFGVVCNSLGRPTGERLLVHVSRRLKAVLAREKAMIARFDGDQFAVLVENTATTPDVASTVAELNRELAEPVYFDDRGLAVSVSVGVVRRPPPDWEPEDVMRAAEQALRRAKAGGRGQWALFDEGQDAAERRADALAVAMPGAWEHGEIDVRYRPVVGLADRALVGVAASLHWDRGDDSLDHAGCAEPAERTGLILPLGEWQLATACGQVRWWGQSAGFTASLHVDLTRNQSRDGDLVRRVRRVLDDTGLPASRLVVGMPVAALAESEAVDNLTVLAELGVGTSLVDFGLGPDDLAVAAELPIGSVRVARRLVERQSRGDADYLAELVRLARQAAGEVLVDGLETRAQADWWRAAGVAAGLGSFFGDPLPAGAFPDPIEWYD
- a CDS encoding DUF417 family protein, whose protein sequence is MTEFPSRPDAPANTLRTLSIPLLRGSLGLVFVWFGALKVTGTTPVADLVARTVPWLDPGVFVLTLGVVEVVLGIALVVGFRLRWVALLVVLHLAGTFATLVTQPSVAFQTGNPLLLTMTGEFVVKNLVLITAGLAVMSADAPVRQRVARAGVARR
- a CDS encoding amidohydrolase family protein; the protein is MIRIRGRALPHGEHVDLYADGDRWTTDPVQNADLVAEGWLLPGLVDAHTHPGAAAAGDPLDHAVLRDHLRQHVDAGVTVIRAPGLAGEPPPWFGVDPDTPRAWHAGPWLAQHGQFIDGWGRRADHAELPALAAAQAARTGWAKVIGDWSSDGEPVPLDVLSAVVRAVHAVGGRVAVHTQQTAGGEVAVLAGADSVEHGMSLDPDLLTRMAEQGTALTPTLSVMARSVPEVRGRPDGPGRTWFLRGAQAHGSLVAAAAEAGVRVLAGTDSMPHGGIVEEVRALAGAGMRPHDALAAASWDARAYLGLPGLEPGAPADAVVYAEDPRSDLDQLAHPIAVILRGLPVRVTRR
- a CDS encoding ATP-binding cassette domain-containing protein, translated to MIVEATGLRKAYGSTAVLDGIDLEVAEGSVFALLGPNGAGKTTTVRILSTLSRPDGGRLRVAGFDVVREPAKVRGVISVTGQYAAVDAEQTGRENLVMVGRLMHLGRSGAKARAGELLERFDLVDAADRRVKTYSGGMRRRLDLAMSLVASPKVIFLDEPTTGLDPAGRTTTWDAIRDLARTGTTIFLTTQYLEEADRLADRIMVLAGGKVAAHGTADDLKARVGGHRLELRFTSAAALDASTARLGGFADHERLLLSVPSDGTAAHLHAVLDDLRAAAVVPTRVSSHRPTLDDVFLALTAREGVPA